The following nucleotide sequence is from Brachyspira suanatina.
ACGATTTTAAAAGTATAGCAGCATGTGATACAGCACTTCCATTGATAGAAATTACACCTTTTATATTTTGTCCTATCTCTGTTACAATAGAAGCATATATATTATCTACCATCAATATTATATCATCTTCTTCGGGCATATTAATTTTTATATCTAATAAATATTTTAAAACTTGATGCAGTATATCTTCTATATCATATTTTCTTTCTTTTATGTATCCGTCATCTAAAGAATCAAAGCTTTTGAATATATTTCTCATTACTTTATTATATGAGTAAGCAGCTGAATATTTTTTATTATCTATTAAATCATATACTTCTTTTAAAACATAATCATCAAATAGCATTGATATATAAGTTTCAAATATTAGATATTCATTATTTTGAAGATTTTTTTCTTCTATAATGGTTTTTTGTTCTAGAAGATCTTTTTTTACATTTTCTATTGATTGATTAAATTTATCTTTTTCTGCCTGCGTATCTTTTATATATTCTTTTTTTACATTGATACCAAAATACATATATGTGGCTTTACCGCTTACATGTCCATCTGAAACTACAATGGCATTATTATCGATATTTTTTTGATGAACAGTTTTCTTTTTAGTTTCGAATTTTCCATTCACTAGATATTCAAATCTTTCTAAAACTTGATCAGCATCAGGACCTTTTGCATATATTTCCATTACATCTCCATATTCTATATTCAATAACGTTACTTTAGTGATACTATCCGCTGATACAGGCGGCTTATGCTTAGTTTTATTAGAAATATATACCTCACTTTTTGAGTTAGCTATCAAATTGATAAACATAAAAACAGGTCTGGCATGAAAACCATTTTCCAATAATATTTTATATTCTCCTTTGACATAATCTTTAAATTCTATATCATCTAATACTTCATTATTTATAGTATAATCGACTTTATCTTTAACATATGATATTTTAGGAGTAAGACTTTCTAGAGATTCATTGATAACTTCATCTATATTTTTACCTAATGAAGCTTGTATAGCGGCATTTATTCCGCCTTCTATGAAAGGTGCTGATGTAATTCTAACATTTGAAGACTTTTCTTCATCCAACATAGATATTGCAAGTTCTGAACTTATCAAAGCACTTCCCAAGTCACAAAATATTATAACTCCATCATCTGAATATACATTTTCTATTGCATTAAAAACATCAACAGCATCTGTACCAACTTCTTGATGATTATCTCCAGCTCCTCCAGAGAATGATATTTTTATATTATTAGCATTAGTAACTTCTTTTATATATTCTGCTGTAGTTCTAGCAAGTTGATAGCTATGTGAAACAAATATTAAACTAACCACATTAATTCCTTTTAATATATTTTTTATAAAATATTTATTAATTCTTTTATCATCATAAATGAAGAGGTAGCTCCAGGATCCTGATGTCCTGCACTCCTTTCAGCTAAATAACTAGCTCTTCCTTTAGTAGCAATCATATCTATAGTAGATTTCATTCCATTTTCTGCTGATATTAATACTTTACTTTTAAAATCTTCTATACTTTCATTATTTTCTTTCATAGCATTTAATGCAGGAAAGAGAGTATCAAGCATAGTTTTTTCACCTTCTTTGGATTTTCCTAATGCGGATATGGCATTTGTACCTTTATTAAATATTTCTGTTATATCTTTCAAAGTTAATTCTTCTTTATTAGTAGAAGCTATACTTGCATTAAGGAAGAATGTACCATACAAAGGTCCTGAAGCTCCGCCTACATTTTTTATGAGAAGTGTGGCAGTTTGCTTGAATATAGCTGATATTGCAGAATCATTATTTTTTAAAGCATCTCTAACACAACCAAAACCTCTGCTTATATTTATTCCATGATCAGCATCCCCTATATCTGCATCTAATTTAGTAAGATAATCTTTATTTTCATCATATACAAGAGATAGATTAATAAGCCATTCTTTTATTTTTGTATTATTGCACATAAATATCTCCTTTATAAATGATTATTAAATGCCCCATCTTAGAGCTGCAGTATATACAGGATAATCCCAAAGTTTTAATATATCATCATTAACTTTCATTAAGCTTATAGAAGCACCTGCCATATCTATAGAAGTAACATAATTACCTATTAAATTTCTTACTATTTTTATTCCTTTTTTTTCAGCTATTTTAACAACATCATTATATAATATGTAAAGTTCCATCAAAGGAGTGGCTCCCATACCATTAACCATACAAATTACTTCATCACCATTTTTATATGGTATATCAGAGCATATAGCTTCCATCATTATTTCTGCTATTTCAGAAGATGTTTTTATACTTGTTCTTTCTCTTCCAGGTTCTCCATGTATTCCGATGCCCATTTCTATTTCATTATCAGATATATCAAATGTGGGGTTTCCAACAGCAGGAACTGTACATGAAGTTAGAGCCATGCCCATAGAACGTG
It contains:
- the dhaM gene encoding dihydroxyacetone kinase phosphoryl donor subunit DhaM, whose amino-acid sequence is MVSLIFVSHSYQLARTTAEYIKEVTNANNIKISFSGGAGDNHQEVGTDAVDVFNAIENVYSDDGVIIFCDLGSALISSELAISMLDEEKSSNVRITSAPFIEGGINAAIQASLGKNIDEVINESLESLTPKISYVKDKVDYTINNEVLDDIEFKDYVKGEYKILLENGFHARPVFMFINLIANSKSEVYISNKTKHKPPVSADSITKVTLLNIEYGDVMEIYAKGPDADQVLERFEYLVNGKFETKKKTVHQKNIDNNAIVVSDGHVSGKATYMYFGINVKKEYIKDTQAEKDKFNQSIENVKKDLLEQKTIIEEKNLQNNEYLIFETYISMLFDDYVLKEVYDLIDNKKYSAAYSYNKVMRNIFKSFDSLDDGYIKERKYDIEDILHQVLKYLLDIKINMPEEDDIILMVDNIYASIVTEIGQNIKGVISINGSAVSHAAILLKSLNIPYVIYDSAMQLKGKDIVIDTKNEEGKIIYLKK
- the dhaL gene encoding dihydroxyacetone kinase subunit DhaL; translated protein: MCNNTKIKEWLINLSLVYDENKDYLTKLDADIGDADHGINISRGFGCVRDALKNNDSAISAIFKQTATLLIKNVGGASGPLYGTFFLNASIASTNKEELTLKDITEIFNKGTNAISALGKSKEGEKTMLDTLFPALNAMKENNESIEDFKSKVLISAENGMKSTIDMIATKGRASYLAERSAGHQDPGATSSFMMIKELINIL